In the genome of Drosophila subpulchrella strain 33 F10 #4 breed RU33 chromosome 2L, RU_Dsub_v1.1 Primary Assembly, whole genome shotgun sequence, one region contains:
- the LOC119548100 gene encoding uncharacterized protein LOC119548100, translating to MSDVQLIVTPRTLSFQASLLHCQKRLIVLINSSDKVVIYSVCLSNDKDYKVEPSKGTVEAFDTTEFTVTLSPVKEVLPDCSIVVKSIAKDKLIKEKNAQWNSMDVKIELDPKKSPRLGVYTLGTGLKPRDLDDMLKKPYEPVCGECDQQLIQSNASHIIRNSIICFISVLAVCLGTYIIHENR from the exons ATGTCTGACGTTCAGTTAATTGTAACACCAAGAACCCTAAGTTTTCAGGCGTCTCTTTTGCACTGCCAAAAGCGTCTGATAGTTCTGATCAATTCCAGCGATAAGGTTGTGATCTATAGTGTTTGTTTGAGTAATGATAAGGATTACAAGGTGGAACCGTCGAAAGGCACAGTAGAAGCTTTTGATACCACCGAGTTTACTGTAACCCTGTCGCCAGTTAAGGAGGTTTTACCCGATTGCTCCATAGTTGTAAAGAGCATAGCAAAAGACAAGTTAATTAAGGAAAAAAATGCCCAGTGGAACTCGATGGATGTCAAGATCGAACTGGATCCCAAGAAATCCCCACGGCTAGGGGTCTATACCTTAGGGACCGGTCTGAAGCCAAGGGATCTGGATGATATGCTCAAAAAGCCCTATGAACCAGTGTGTGGGGAGTGCGATCAGCAATTAATTCAGTCAAATGCATCCCACATCATACGAAATAGCATTATATGTTTCATTTCAGTATTGGCTGTATGCTTGGGAA CTTATATTATCCATGAGAATCGGTAG